A region of Desulfovibrio sp. DNA encodes the following proteins:
- a CDS encoding transketolase produces the protein MRKTCLNMVYRLAQTDARIVFIGSDLGSGTLDEFRRELPERFFMEGISEQCVVGMAAGMALDGKIPYVNTIATFLTRRAFEQIAVDVCMQGARVRLIGNGGGLVYAPLGPTHIASEDISLMRTLPGMAVVCPADAEEMTDFMLQSVEWDGPIYIRLAKGYDPVVTRRELGFSIGKGIVYREGADVLFVTTGVTLGPVLESADRLSGMGISSSVLHLPTVKPFDQELFLDLAAQTRAVVPVEENSLLGGLGSACAEVLAEANYSTPKRFKRIALPDAFPDRYGSQADLLAYYGLEPGNIVRVAQRLLEI, from the coding sequence ATGCGCAAGACCTGCCTCAATATGGTCTATCGATTGGCACAAACCGATGCACGCATTGTGTTTATAGGATCGGATCTGGGTAGCGGCACCCTGGATGAATTCCGCCGGGAGCTTCCAGAGCGTTTCTTCATGGAGGGGATCAGCGAGCAGTGCGTTGTTGGGATGGCCGCCGGAATGGCCTTGGATGGCAAAATTCCTTACGTCAACACCATAGCCACCTTTTTGACCAGGCGGGCTTTCGAGCAAATAGCGGTCGATGTTTGCATGCAAGGAGCAAGGGTGCGCCTCATCGGGAACGGTGGAGGGCTGGTATACGCCCCCCTAGGCCCCACCCACATCGCATCTGAGGATATCTCACTCATGCGGACTTTGCCCGGGATGGCGGTTGTCTGTCCGGCGGATGCCGAGGAGATGACAGATTTCATGCTCCAGAGCGTGGAGTGGGACGGCCCCATATACATACGCCTTGCCAAAGGCTACGATCCGGTGGTCACCCGGCGCGAGCTAGGCTTTTCCATAGGCAAGGGCATCGTCTACAGAGAGGGGGCGGATGTTCTGTTCGTTACCACGGGCGTGACCTTGGGGCCCGTGCTGGAGAGCGCGGACAGACTCAGCGGCATGGGGATTTCATCCAGCGTGCTGCATCTTCCAACCGTGAAGCCTTTCGACCAGGAGTTGTTTTTGGACTTGGCAGCGCAGACCCGGGCTGTTGTGCCGGTGGAAGAGAACAGTCTGCTGGGCGGGCTGGGCTCTGCCTGCGCCGAAGTGCTTGCGGAAGCGAATTATTCAACACCCAAGCGGTTCAAACGCATCGCCCTCCCCGACGCCTTTCCAGACCGATACGGGTCTCAAGCTGATCTTCTGGCTTATTACGGCCTTGAGCCCGGGAATATTGTTCGTGTGGCCCAGAGATTGCTAGAAATATAG
- a CDS encoding transketolase has translation MFGNLSAKLRRSVVRTLAASRRGHLAPALSLIEILGVLYDDVLRVDPDNPLWPDRDRCILSKGHGCLALYAVLEEKGFITKDDLDGFCRHGSMLGGHPELHKVPGVEATTGSLGHGLPLGLGYALAARLDGRPSRVFVIMGDGECNEGSVWEAALSASKHRADNLVVIVDYNKQQSYGSTSEVVELEPFADKWRAFGFSVAEVPGHDHDALRTVFSSLPLESGKPTALICHTIKGKGIDFVEANLSWHHKSSLTDQDLERLRLAVENE, from the coding sequence ATGTTCGGCAACCTTTCTGCTAAGCTCCGTCGGTCCGTGGTGCGGACTTTGGCCGCCAGCCGCCGGGGGCATCTAGCCCCGGCCCTCTCGCTCATAGAAATCCTCGGAGTACTCTATGATGATGTCCTACGTGTTGATCCTGATAATCCATTATGGCCTGACCGGGACCGTTGTATCTTGAGCAAAGGGCATGGGTGTTTGGCCCTCTACGCAGTGTTGGAGGAGAAAGGGTTTATCACTAAGGACGATTTAGATGGCTTTTGTCGTCACGGATCCATGCTCGGTGGGCATCCTGAGCTCCACAAGGTTCCAGGTGTGGAGGCTACTACCGGGAGCCTTGGCCATGGTTTGCCCTTAGGGCTGGGCTATGCACTGGCTGCTCGGCTAGATGGTCGGCCTTCACGAGTGTTTGTGATCATGGGCGACGGTGAGTGCAACGAGGGATCGGTCTGGGAAGCCGCTCTGAGTGCTTCAAAACACAGGGCAGACAACCTCGTGGTCATTGTGGACTACAATAAGCAGCAATCCTACGGCTCCACTTCGGAGGTCGTGGAGCTCGAGCCGTTCGCGGATAAGTGGCGCGCTTTCGGTTTTTCGGTTGCCGAGGTGCCCGGGCACGACCATGACGCCTTGAGGACCGTTTTCAGCTCTCTTCCGCTAGAGTCGGGGAAACCTACGGCCTTGATCTGCCACACCATCAAGGGCAAGGGGATCGACTTCGTTGAAGCCAACCTCTCTTGGCATCACAAAAGTTCCCTCACCGACCAGGATCTGGAGCGCCTCAGGCTGGCTGTGGAAAACGAGTGA
- a CDS encoding radical SAM protein: MGELILDGHKLAWHADRVQAWLRGERIAPITIDWALTRRCTYKCIYCYGKLQQNDEKHITREVVLSFLDDAAEIGVKAVSLVSDGESTCSPYLSEAITHGKAVGLDMALGTNGYLLNHELLPEILPALTYLRFNISAGEPTQYASIHGVSEKCFHRVVGTIREAVALKKAERLPVTLGLQMVLMPQFADQILPLARLGEELGVDYLVIKHCSDDEKGQLGVDYSSYEQLSDLLLQAESMSGPAYHVRAKWSKLMSQGKRTYRQCYGPPFILQLSGSGLVAPCGMLFNSRYKKYHIGNIADKSFKEIWQSDRYWEVMNMIASEKFDARTMCGTLCLQHKVNEALESIVRYEGAVMPSKDEPPMHVNFI, translated from the coding sequence ATGGGCGAGCTCATACTAGACGGTCACAAATTGGCCTGGCACGCGGACCGAGTTCAAGCTTGGCTCAGGGGGGAACGCATCGCCCCCATCACAATAGATTGGGCTCTCACCAGGCGCTGCACGTATAAATGTATCTATTGCTACGGGAAACTTCAGCAGAATGACGAAAAACACATAACTCGCGAAGTAGTTCTCAGTTTTCTTGATGATGCCGCTGAGATCGGAGTCAAGGCTGTGAGCCTGGTCAGTGACGGCGAGTCAACCTGCAGTCCCTATCTTAGCGAGGCGATAACCCATGGCAAGGCCGTTGGGTTGGACATGGCTCTCGGGACGAATGGTTACTTGCTCAATCACGAGCTGTTGCCCGAAATTCTTCCTGCGCTCACCTACCTGCGCTTTAATATTTCAGCCGGTGAGCCGACGCAGTATGCAAGCATTCACGGTGTTTCGGAGAAATGCTTTCACAGGGTTGTGGGAACGATTCGTGAAGCCGTTGCCTTGAAGAAAGCAGAAAGGCTGCCGGTGACACTTGGACTCCAGATGGTTCTCATGCCCCAGTTTGCGGACCAGATATTGCCATTGGCGAGGCTGGGTGAGGAACTCGGCGTTGATTATCTGGTAATAAAACACTGCTCAGACGACGAGAAAGGGCAACTAGGGGTGGACTATTCATCCTACGAACAACTTTCTGATCTTCTGCTCCAGGCGGAATCCATGTCGGGTCCGGCTTACCATGTGCGAGCCAAATGGTCTAAGCTGATGAGTCAGGGTAAGCGGACCTACAGACAATGCTATGGCCCACCGTTTATTTTGCAACTTTCCGGATCCGGTCTGGTAGCTCCTTGCGGCATGTTGTTTAACAGTCGGTATAAAAAATATCATATCGGCAATATTGCGGATAAATCTTTCAAGGAAATCTGGCAGAGCGATCGCTACTGGGAAGTTATGAACATGATAGCCTCAGAGAAATTCGACGCCCGTACCATGTGCGGGACATTATGTCTGCAGCACAAGGTTAACGAAGCATTGGAGAGCATAGTGCGTTATGAAGGTGCTGTAATGCCATCTAAAGATGAACCACCAATGCACGTTAATTTTATTTGA
- a CDS encoding alpha-ketoacid dehydrogenase subunit beta: protein MPWTKVLVDQEDLERFHQEGKRTIKYVEALREAQAQLLESDSRVFLLGEGIDDPGGVFGSTKGLAQEFGSSRVMDIPIAENGMTGVAVGAATAGMRPIFIHMRMDFLPMCMDQLINHAAKWHYMTGGSVRVPLVVRSIIGRGWGSAGQHSQGLHGLFLHVPGLRIALPATPYDAKGMLIAAVEDENPVLVCEHRWLYNTIGFVPEGLYSVPLGQALIRNPGTDVTVVALSYMVLEALKAARDLEQEGVSVEVVDPRTIAPLDADTILESLSKTGRLVVADVASRTGGACAEIGCLVAERIPLALKAPLKRVAFPDAPTPASPVLEQAYYPGAEAIKQAVRETLA from the coding sequence ATGCCTTGGACAAAAGTCCTTGTTGACCAGGAAGATCTGGAACGTTTCCATCAAGAGGGGAAACGTACCATCAAGTATGTTGAAGCTCTGCGAGAGGCTCAGGCGCAACTCTTAGAAAGTGACTCGCGAGTATTCCTTTTGGGGGAGGGGATTGACGATCCAGGTGGAGTTTTTGGATCTACTAAAGGATTGGCTCAGGAATTTGGCTCCTCAAGAGTGATGGACATCCCGATAGCTGAGAATGGAATGACTGGAGTTGCTGTGGGAGCTGCTACAGCGGGCATGAGACCAATTTTCATTCACATGCGCATGGATTTTTTGCCTATGTGCATGGACCAGCTTATCAATCATGCGGCCAAATGGCATTACATGACCGGAGGGAGTGTCCGGGTACCGCTTGTAGTGCGTTCTATTATCGGCCGAGGATGGGGGTCGGCTGGCCAGCATTCCCAGGGCTTGCACGGGTTGTTTCTCCATGTTCCAGGGCTTCGGATTGCCTTGCCCGCAACGCCCTATGACGCCAAAGGAATGCTCATCGCCGCAGTGGAAGACGAGAATCCCGTTTTGGTTTGCGAGCATCGCTGGCTTTACAACACAATAGGTTTCGTACCGGAAGGGCTTTATTCTGTTCCCTTGGGGCAGGCGTTGATTCGAAATCCGGGCACGGACGTCACGGTTGTGGCGCTGTCCTACATGGTGCTGGAGGCCCTGAAAGCTGCCCGTGATCTTGAGCAGGAAGGCGTCAGTGTGGAGGTTGTTGATCCCAGGACGATTGCTCCCTTGGATGCTGATACCATCCTTGAATCGTTGAGTAAGACCGGCAGGCTCGTGGTGGCTGATGTGGCATCTCGGACCGGAGGAGCATGTGCCGAGATCGGGTGCTTAGTTGCCGAGCGTATTCCACTCGCCCTCAAGGCTCCGCTTAAGCGGGTAGCGTTTCCTGACGCGCCGACACCGGCCAGTCCTGTTCTGGAACAGGCCTACTATCCTGGAGCGGAAGCCATTAAACAAGCAGTGCGCGAGACGCTGGCCTAG
- a CDS encoding thiamine pyrophosphate-dependent dehydrogenase E1 component subunit alpha gives MRMMLFIRRFEERVISLYPQQEMKTPIHLCIGQEAVAAGVCAHLTPHDYLSSTHRSHGHCLAKGMDPQLLLAEFYGKVTGCCRGKGGSMHAACPERGILGTSAIVGGGIPIGVGHALAAKLRMEKRLSVVFFGDGASEEGSFQESLNFAVLKELPVVFVCENNFYATNSPLKARQPHQDIHRRAASFGSPAEVVDGNNVWDVYRAAERAVRHARAGRGPYFLECRTYRWQGHVGPNCDWQKGCRPKGELLEWMDRCPVEAFRSTLMREGILDEPTMDSINREVSAILDSAVLFAQESTFPDAEEVMRNVYYMSGA, from the coding sequence ATGCGGATGATGCTTTTCATTCGCCGTTTCGAGGAACGGGTCATAAGTCTTTATCCGCAGCAGGAGATGAAAACACCCATTCATTTATGCATCGGCCAGGAAGCAGTGGCGGCTGGTGTTTGTGCTCATTTAACCCCGCATGATTACCTGTCCAGCACTCATCGTAGCCACGGGCATTGTTTGGCTAAAGGAATGGATCCGCAGCTTCTTCTTGCGGAATTCTACGGTAAGGTCACTGGGTGCTGTCGCGGTAAGGGGGGCTCCATGCACGCTGCATGTCCCGAACGAGGCATTCTGGGTACTTCCGCTATTGTTGGAGGGGGAATCCCAATAGGCGTTGGACATGCGTTAGCCGCCAAGCTTCGAATGGAAAAACGGCTTTCTGTCGTTTTTTTTGGTGATGGCGCAAGCGAGGAGGGTTCTTTTCAAGAGAGCCTTAATTTCGCTGTCCTTAAGGAATTGCCGGTGGTCTTTGTGTGCGAGAACAATTTTTACGCCACCAATTCCCCCCTGAAAGCTAGGCAACCTCACCAGGACATTCACCGCCGTGCAGCAAGCTTCGGCTCACCAGCGGAAGTGGTAGACGGAAATAACGTATGGGATGTGTACAGAGCAGCAGAGAGGGCAGTGAGGCACGCGCGGGCGGGAAGGGGACCTTATTTTCTGGAATGCCGCACCTATCGCTGGCAGGGACATGTGGGGCCAAACTGTGATTGGCAAAAGGGTTGTAGGCCAAAAGGAGAGCTTCTCGAATGGATGGATCGATGTCCTGTAGAGGCTTTTCGCAGCACACTCATGCGCGAGGGTATTCTCGACGAGCCTACTATGGACAGCATTAATCGCGAGGTTTCTGCAATTCTGGACAGCGCGGTGCTTTTCGCCCAGGAAAGCACATTCCCAGATGCCGAGGAAGTGATGCGTAACGTCTATTATATGTCAGGGGCTTAA
- a CDS encoding radical SAM protein gives MDSFAIDGHKLMLHPDRVAAWVAAGDDWEALKKIYPLYVEISPIGACNHRCTFCALDYMGYAPKQLDAGLMVERLAEMGEKGVRSVMFAGEGEPLLNTRINEMVEAASSAGIDTSFTTNGVLLGDRFVERSLSKVSWIKVSCNAGSPETYKAIHRCPEGDFDKVRANLRRAVEARQANGWGVSIGVQILLLPENVHEVEDLARICRDEIGVDYLVVKPFSQHKRSHNRQYENIDYGPHLSLKERLDAMSTERFSVVFRATTMQNYSRAKAYSSCFSTPFFWAYVSSTGDLVSCSAFLGDERFKLGNIQEHSFAEVWEGARRRISLEMMHNLDITECRSNCRMDKINAYLWRLRNPAPHDNFI, from the coding sequence ATGGACTCCTTCGCCATCGACGGGCACAAGCTGATGCTCCATCCGGACAGGGTGGCCGCCTGGGTGGCGGCCGGGGACGACTGGGAAGCCCTCAAGAAAATCTATCCCCTGTACGTTGAGATATCCCCCATCGGGGCATGCAATCACCGGTGCACTTTCTGCGCCTTGGACTACATGGGGTATGCGCCAAAGCAGTTGGACGCGGGGCTCATGGTTGAACGGCTGGCCGAGATGGGCGAGAAGGGTGTGCGCAGTGTGATGTTCGCTGGTGAGGGGGAGCCCCTACTGAACACGAGAATCAACGAGATGGTCGAGGCAGCCAGCAGTGCCGGGATCGACACCTCCTTCACCACCAACGGGGTGCTGCTTGGCGACCGTTTCGTGGAGCGCAGCCTGTCCAAGGTCAGTTGGATCAAGGTCAGCTGTAATGCGGGGAGCCCCGAAACGTATAAGGCCATCCACAGGTGCCCGGAGGGCGATTTTGACAAGGTTCGTGCCAATCTCCGCCGGGCAGTGGAAGCCCGTCAGGCGAATGGATGGGGTGTGAGCATCGGGGTGCAGATCCTGTTACTGCCGGAGAACGTCCACGAAGTGGAGGACTTGGCCAGAATCTGCCGCGACGAAATAGGGGTCGACTACCTGGTGGTAAAGCCATTCTCGCAGCACAAGAGAAGCCACAACCGTCAGTATGAAAACATCGACTACGGACCGCACCTGTCTCTCAAGGAACGCTTGGATGCCATGTCCACAGAGCGTTTCTCCGTGGTCTTTAGAGCAACGACCATGCAGAATTACAGCCGGGCCAAGGCATACTCCTCATGTTTTTCCACCCCCTTTTTCTGGGCGTATGTTTCTTCAACCGGAGATCTTGTCAGCTGCAGCGCCTTCCTTGGCGACGAGCGGTTCAAACTCGGAAACATCCAGGAGCATAGCTTCGCCGAGGTCTGGGAGGGAGCGAGGAGACGGATTTCCCTGGAAATGATGCATAACCTGGACATCACCGAGTGCCGGAGCAATTGCCGGATGGATAAGATCAATGCGTATCTCTGGCGTCTGCGAAACCCTGCCCCGCACGATAATTTCATCTGA
- a CDS encoding adenylyltransferase/cytidyltransferase family protein — translation MKGRTMMQRASSKIFDLADLAGELARTRKGRVVVHCHGVFDLLHIGHIRYLEEAKSLGDILVVTLTDDSHVNKGPHRPAFTQTLRAEALAALGCVDYVAINRWPTAVETIALLKPDIYVKGGEYKDAANDPSGKIVDETQAVENTGGRVHFTNDIVFSSSSLINTYYSPFPRHVAEYLRGFADRFSQDEVVQYLDKASSLRVLALGEAIIDEHHYCETLGKSGKEPILAARFIEAERAAGGILAIANHLAAFTNNVEMVTFLGERESHEEMILENLRDGVRPHFLYLPDAPTIVKRRFVETYPLQKLFEVYIMNGCEESAENSKKLLSVLSEMISEIDLVVAADYGHGMFDEASISWLIDKSPFLALNTQVNAGNMGFNTVYKYPRADFICISEKEIRMAAHSRVRPLYDIVSSVAERMHCPRMLITRGKQGCLAWSADEGFFDVPAFTGHIVDRVGAGDAVLSVVSLLARLGAPMEMVGVMANIAGAQAVGTMSNRTSMDKTAMVKHLISLLK, via the coding sequence ATGAAAGGCAGGACGATGATGCAGCGGGCGAGCAGCAAGATTTTCGATCTGGCCGATCTGGCCGGGGAGTTGGCTCGCACACGAAAGGGCCGGGTGGTGGTACACTGTCACGGCGTTTTCGACCTGTTGCATATCGGTCATATCCGTTACCTTGAAGAGGCCAAGTCACTTGGGGACATCCTGGTGGTGACCCTGACTGACGATTCCCACGTGAACAAAGGGCCTCATCGTCCGGCCTTCACCCAGACTCTTCGCGCCGAGGCGCTGGCCGCCCTGGGTTGCGTCGATTATGTGGCGATCAACCGTTGGCCCACGGCGGTAGAGACCATCGCGCTCCTTAAACCGGACATCTACGTCAAGGGGGGAGAGTATAAAGACGCAGCCAACGATCCCTCGGGGAAGATCGTCGACGAGACTCAGGCCGTAGAAAACACTGGCGGGCGGGTCCATTTCACCAACGATATCGTCTTCAGTTCCTCATCGCTCATCAATACCTATTATTCGCCATTCCCACGCCACGTGGCCGAATACCTGAGAGGGTTCGCCGACAGGTTCTCCCAGGACGAGGTGGTACAATACCTTGATAAGGCGTCGTCGCTTCGCGTGCTTGCGCTGGGTGAGGCCATCATAGACGAACACCACTACTGCGAAACCCTGGGGAAATCGGGGAAGGAGCCCATTCTGGCGGCGCGTTTCATCGAGGCAGAACGCGCTGCCGGTGGCATTCTCGCCATCGCAAACCATCTGGCCGCTTTCACCAATAACGTGGAGATGGTGACCTTCCTTGGTGAACGCGAGAGCCACGAGGAGATGATTCTTGAGAATCTCCGCGATGGGGTGCGGCCGCACTTTCTCTATCTCCCAGACGCGCCCACGATAGTGAAGCGCCGCTTCGTGGAAACATATCCTCTGCAGAAGCTCTTCGAAGTCTACATCATGAACGGATGCGAAGAGAGTGCGGAGAATTCAAAGAAGCTTCTTTCAGTTCTTTCGGAAATGATCTCCGAGATTGATCTGGTCGTGGCCGCCGACTACGGCCACGGAATGTTCGATGAGGCAAGCATCTCCTGGCTCATCGACAAGTCTCCTTTTCTGGCCCTCAATACCCAGGTTAACGCCGGAAACATGGGATTCAACACGGTGTACAAGTATCCGCGCGCGGATTTCATATGCATCTCGGAAAAGGAGATTCGCATGGCTGCGCACAGCCGGGTCCGGCCCTTGTACGACATTGTTTCGAGCGTTGCCGAGAGGATGCACTGTCCGCGTATGCTCATCACGCGCGGTAAACAGGGCTGCCTCGCATGGAGCGCGGATGAGGGATTTTTCGATGTGCCGGCCTTCACCGGACACATCGTGGACAGGGTGGGCGCTGGAGACGCGGTGCTCTCGGTCGTCTCGCTGCTCGCCCGTCTTGGCGCGCCAATGGAGATGGTGGGCGTAATGGCCAACATTGCTGGTGCCCAGGCCGTGGGAACCATGTCCAACAGAACCTCCATGGACAAGACGGCCATGGTCAAACATTTGATTTCGCTTTTAAAGTAG
- a CDS encoding SDR family oxidoreductase, which translates to MRSIITGGAGFIGSHLADRLIGEGHEVVVVDDLSTGRESNLAAAMKRGARLARVSVTDEAGLAEAFEGADWVFHLAGLADIVPSIKDPLRYHRSNADGTACVLEAARTAGAKRFVYAASSSCYGIPDVYPTGEDAPVRPMYPYALTKRVGEEYVMHWGQTYGMNVLSLRLFNVYGPRSRTTGAYGAVFGVFLAQKLAGKPFTVVGDGSQRRDFIFVSDVVDAFVRAAGSDLSGRAYNVGSGNPQTVNRLVKLLGGGKVHIPKRPGEPEVTWADITAIVRDLGWKPTVSFEKGVGVMIERINDWADAPVWDSESIHTATADWFRYLGDK; encoded by the coding sequence GTGCGTTCGATCATAACCGGTGGTGCTGGTTTTATCGGGAGTCACTTGGCCGACCGCCTGATCGGCGAAGGGCATGAAGTGGTGGTAGTTGACGACCTTTCAACCGGGCGTGAAAGCAACCTGGCTGCGGCGATGAAGCGGGGAGCGCGCTTAGCCCGCGTTTCGGTCACCGACGAGGCTGGCCTTGCCGAGGCCTTCGAAGGCGCAGATTGGGTGTTTCACCTCGCGGGTTTGGCGGACATTGTGCCTTCCATCAAGGATCCCCTTCGCTACCACAGATCAAACGCAGATGGGACAGCCTGCGTGCTTGAGGCTGCCAGAACCGCCGGTGCCAAACGATTCGTCTATGCGGCCTCGTCCTCGTGCTATGGCATTCCGGACGTCTACCCCACTGGTGAAGATGCCCCCGTCAGGCCGATGTATCCCTACGCTCTGACAAAGCGAGTGGGTGAGGAATACGTTATGCATTGGGGACAGACATACGGGATGAATGTGCTCTCGCTGAGGCTCTTTAATGTCTATGGCCCGAGGTCTCGGACCACCGGGGCCTACGGAGCGGTTTTCGGGGTTTTTCTGGCACAGAAACTGGCCGGAAAGCCTTTCACAGTTGTGGGGGACGGCTCTCAGCGCCGGGATTTCATCTTTGTATCAGACGTGGTCGACGCCTTTGTTCGCGCTGCAGGGTCGGACCTGAGCGGGCGGGCCTACAACGTAGGCAGCGGCAATCCGCAAACCGTCAATCGGCTTGTGAAACTCCTGGGGGGGGGAAAGGTTCACATCCCAAAACGGCCCGGCGAGCCGGAGGTGACCTGGGCCGACATTACGGCCATAGTCCGGGACCTCGGCTGGAAACCCACGGTATCCTTTGAAAAAGGCGTGGGCGTCATGATCGAACGCATCAATGACTGGGCGGACGCTCCGGTCTGGGATTCCGAGAGCATCCACACTGCAACTGCAGACTGGTTTCGGTACCTAGGCGACAAATGA
- a CDS encoding glycosyltransferase translates to MDFPKVSIIVPTYNQVQYLGACLDSIWFQEYPRIEIIVMDDCSTDGTGEFLEEYARRVRSERTSYASRYDEATDTLLRTEHLRWPQEGRDLIVERNERNRGSTWTYNKGFAAATGEYTTYVASDDICHPRMVAELAAPLMEDKADFVYSDMFIIDDQGRILRRFSLPDYDFTTCFADWYLCGVSKLYRRSLLDRFGPMNVDYLANDHEQFLRFALGGVRFLHVPRVLYSVRSHEQRNVGVHSPSNWSKLLEESKSLVRVARKALAEGRVPG, encoded by the coding sequence ATGGACTTTCCCAAAGTTTCGATCATCGTGCCTACGTACAATCAGGTACAGTACCTTGGGGCCTGCCTGGACTCCATCTGGTTTCAGGAATATCCACGAATAGAAATCATAGTTATGGACGACTGTTCAACTGATGGGACAGGCGAGTTTCTCGAAGAGTATGCTCGCCGCGTTCGATCGGAAAGAACTTCCTACGCCTCACGTTATGACGAAGCGACTGACACGTTGCTGAGGACCGAACATTTGCGTTGGCCCCAAGAAGGGCGAGACCTGATTGTGGAGCGCAACGAGCGCAATCGGGGTTCCACATGGACCTACAACAAGGGTTTCGCTGCGGCCACAGGCGAGTACACAACCTATGTTGCCTCTGACGATATCTGCCATCCGCGCATGGTTGCCGAACTGGCTGCTCCTCTCATGGAAGACAAGGCCGATTTCGTCTATTCGGACATGTTCATCATCGATGATCAGGGGCGGATACTCCGTCGCTTTTCCCTGCCCGATTACGATTTCACAACCTGCTTTGCAGACTGGTACCTTTGCGGAGTTTCAAAACTATACCGGCGTTCCCTGCTGGACCGCTTCGGTCCTATGAATGTGGACTATCTAGCCAACGACCACGAGCAGTTCCTCCGGTTCGCTTTGGGTGGGGTACGCTTCCTGCATGTGCCTCGCGTACTTTACTCAGTTCGCAGCCACGAGCAGCGCAATGTGGGTGTGCATAGCCCGAGCAACTGGAGTAAACTGTTAGAGGAATCAAAATCTTTGGTGCGAGTAGCGCGTAAGGCCTTAGCTGAGGGAAGAGTCCCTGGCTGA